From the genome of Patescibacteria group bacterium:
TAAGCTTGTTTTTGGTTGTAATGTAATTTTGCGATTTGCACTCGGAACAGACAAGGGCAATTTTAACGCGATGCTCACCTTTCTTAGCCATAGTACCTCCTTAATTCATATAGCTTTTAGTTTGAAACATGAAACATTATATCATAATCTCTTTAGTTGAGCCCAAAGTGGGAATCCTCCTTCTCCCTCGACTAGCTCGGGATTCGGCAGGACAGGTCGAACCCTTTTTGGAGCCTGAGTCGGGAATTGAACCCGAGACCTCGTCTTTACCAAAGACG
Proteins encoded in this window:
- the rpmG gene encoding 50S ribosomal protein L33 — encoded protein: MAKKGEHRVKIALVCSECKSQNYITTKNKLNRPEKLVLRKFCHHCRKVTEHKETEKLK